DNA from Sinorhizobium arboris LMG 14919:
TGCCGAGCGTTTTCTGCAGATCTCGCATGATGTTCAGAATCTGCGCCTGAATCGTGACGTCGAGTGCGGTGGTCGGCTCGTCGGCGATCAGCAGTTTCGGGCGGCAGGCGAGCGCCATCGCGATCATCACGCGCTGGCGCATCCCGCCGGAAAGCTGGTGCGGATAGCGGCCGAGAAGAGCGGCGCCGTCCGGCAGCCGCACCATGTCGAGCAGGCGCCTGGCCTCGGCCATGGCCGCGGACTTGCCCATCTTCTCGTGCAGGACAAGCACTTCGCAGATCTGATCGCCGATGGTGAAGACCGGATTGAGCGAGGTCATCGGCTCCTGGAAGATCATGGCGATCTCCTTGCCGCGGATCGAGCGCATCTCCTTCTGCGAGGCCTTCAGCAGATCCCTGCCGCCGAACAGGATGCGGCCGCCTGCGAACCTGGCGCCCATCATGTCTGCAAGCCGCATGGCCGACAGCGACGTGACCGATTTGCCGGAACCGGATTCGCCGACGACCGCCACCGTCTCGCCGGCCTCGACTTTGAACGACAGATCGTCGACGACGCGGCTCTCGCCGAATTCGACGCTCAGGTCTTCGACCGACAGAAGCGGCCTGCAGTTTTCCATCGGGCGAGTGTCCATGGACGACGTCATGTCCGTGTCTCCGACTTGGCCTGTGCAGTGCTGGTCCCGGTTGTGCCATCATCGCTGGCGATCCGGGCGATGAGGGCGCCCAATGTCTGGGTGGAACCGGCTTCAGCGAGGATGGTGACGATGCCGGCGGCCGGCGCAGTCACGGACGTCTCCATCTTCATCACGTCCATCATTGCCAGCACATCGCCCTTTTCCACAAGGGCGCCGTCCGAAACATTCCAGTGAGCGAGCAGTCCGGGCACGGGCGCCAGCACGGCTCCGGCGTCGTGCTGCTCGCGTCTTTCGGCGACAGAACTGCCCGAAGCGGGCATCGGGCCGAACAGGCGCAGGAAGGCGCCGGGAATGCCGATCTCGACACGCTTACCGCCTATCTCGACATGGCCGCGCAAAAGACCGGTGCCCTCTGCCGGGGCGGGACGGCTGGCGGCTTCCAGCGTCTGAGCGAAATCCGTCTCGATCCAGCGCGTGTGAACACGGAACGCCTCGGCAAAGTCGGCGTGGCGGATGACGGTGCGGTGAAAGGGCAGGACCGATGGAACGCCTTCGATTTCGAACTCGTCAAGCGCTCGACGGGCGCGTGCAATCGCCTGTTCGCGGGTTGCACCCCAGACGATCAGTTTTGCCGACAAGGAATCGAACATCGGCGGAACGGCCGAACCGGTGACCACGCCGGAATCGATGCGTATGCCCGGGCCGGACGGCGCGGTGAATTGGGAAATCGAGCCGGCGGACGGCAGGAAACCGCGGCCGGGATCTTCCATGTTGATGCGGAATTCGATTGCGTGGCCGCGCGGCGGCGGCATCTCGGTGATGCTGATCGGCAGGCCCTCGGCGATCCGGAACTGTTCCACGACGAGATCGAGACCCGTGGTCTCCTCGGTCACGGGGTGTTCGACCTGAAGGCGGGTATTGACCTCGAGGAAGGAAATTACGCCGTCGGCGCTGAGCAGGAACTCCACTGTTCCGGCGCCGGTATAGCCGGCCTCGGCACAGATGTCGCGTGCCGCGGTGTGAATCTCGTCGCGCTGCGCGTCGGAAAGGAATGGCGCAGGCGCTTCCTCGACGAGCTTCTGGTTGCGCCGCTGCAGCGAGCAGTCACGGGTGCCGACGACCAGAACGTTGCCGAGGCGGTCCGCAAGCACCTGCGCCTCCACATGCCGCGGGCGATCGAGAAACTGTTCGACATAGCATTCGCCACGGCCGAAGGCGGCCACCGCTTCGCGGGTCGCCGATTCAAACAGCTCTTCGACCTCTGCGAGGTCCCGGGCGATCTTCAATCCGCGACCGCCGCCGCCATGTGCCGCCTTGATGGCGACAGGCAGACCGAACGTCCTGGCGAAAGCCACTGCTTCCGAGCTATCGGAGATCGCACCGTCGGACCCGGCGACCAGAGGTGCGCCGACCTTGCGGGCGATGCTGCGCGCCTTGAGCTTGTCGCCGAGCGCTTCAATGACCTGCGGATCGGGGCCGATCCAGGTGAGGCCGGCATCGATGACCGCCTGTGCGAATTCGGCACGCTCCGACAGGAAGCCGTAACCCGGATGAACGGCATCCGCGCCCGAACGTTTCGCGGCGGCAATCAGCTTGCCAATGTCGAGATAGGTGTCCCTGGCGGTGCCCCCCGAAAGCGCATAGGCTTCGTCCGCCAGCGCCACGAAGAGCGCATCGGCATCGGCATCGGCGTAAACGGCGACTGAGGCCAGGCCGTAATCCTTGCAGGCCCGAATGATCCGCACCGCGATCTCGCCGCGATTTGCTATCAAAACCTTCTTCATGCGGATTTTCCTGGAATGGTGCGGGGGGTGAAGCTGCTGACCGCGTTGAACCGGATACGCGCTCCGGTAGGTACCTGACCGGTGAGATCGAGATGATACCCGGCGACATTGGCAATGACGGGATAGCCCCCGGTCAATGGATGATCGGCGAGGAACAGAACGGGCTGGCCGCTGGCCGGCACCTGGACGGCGCCGCGCACGGTGGCCTCGCTCGGAAGTTCGCCGTCGTTTCGCCGCGCGAGCCCTTCGCCCGACAGACGGATGCCGACGCGGCTCGACTGCGGCGTGACGAACCATTCCTGCGCCAGGAAGCTCTCGACGGCCTTTTCGGTGAACCAGTCCGTACGGGGTCCCATCACGACGTCGAGCACGACCGTTCCGGCCATGTCAGGCATGAGTTGCTGCGGCAGTTCCGACGAGACGAGCGAACCGGCGCGTGCCGGCAGGATGGTGACGACATCGCCGGCGCCGAGCGCGGCCGGGCCGATCTGCGACAGCGTGTCGTGAGCGGCGCTCCCCAGCACCGGCGCGACATCAAAGCCGCCGCGCAACGCCAGGTAGGAGCGCATGCCCGTCGTCGGTGCGCCCAGCGAGACCACATCCCCGTCGTCAAGCGCGATTGGGCTGTGATGGGGAGCGGAAATCGTCCTGCCGTCGGCGCCGGTGATGGCGATCGGTGCCGTTGCGCCCGTCAGCGCCATCACGCCCCGGCCGCGCACCCGGAAGCGCAGTGAACCGAGCGTTATTTCGAGCGCTGCAGCACCGGCCGCGTTGCCGACCAGCCGGTTGGCGGCCTTGAAGCTCGTCCGGTCCGCTGCGCCGGAGACGCTGATGCCCTGCCTGGCCTGCCCGGGACGGCCGAGATCCTGAAACAGAACCGGCAGGCCCGTGGAGACGATTTCGATGGCAGCCCGTCCCGTCCCCGCATGGGCCTGCGCCTTGGGCTTTGCGGAAATCCCTGCCGCCGGTTTGATCTCGTAGGCGTTTTCCTCCGCCATGTTTCGGAAGCGTACCCGGCTGCCGGGTTGCAGCAGCGAGGCCGGCATACGGTCGACGTCGAACATCGCCAGCGGGGTCGTGCCTATCAACTGCCAGCCGCCGGGGCTGGCCTTGGGGTAGACGCCGCTGAATTCTCCGGCAAGGCCGACCGCACCGGCCGGCACCTGCATGCGCGGCGTCTTGCGGCGCGGTACCGTCAGGCGCGGATCGCCGCCGGTGAGATAGGCGAAGCCCGGCGCAAATCCGGTCAGGGCGGCGACGTAATTGCTTTCGCAATGCAGGCGGACGACTTCGTCGGCGCTCATGCCGAGAATGCCGGCGACTTCGGGAAGGTCCTCCCCGTCATAACGAACCGGGATTTCGACGAGCGGGCCGACTGCCGCTTTGCGTTCGCCGCCGGCCAGCGACGCGACGACTTCCGCCAGCCGGTCCTCGGAAACCACCGCCGGATCGAAGGAAATCAGCAGCGTGCGTGCCGCCGGGATGAATTCCCGGATGCCCGCGACCGGGTGGTTTTCCAGCGCCTCGAACAGCGACAGCGCCTCGCCGAGTTCGGCGAGCTCCACGAGAATGCAGTCGCCCCTCACCGGAAGGATACGCATCGATGTATTTCTACGGGAGGAAGGCGCTACGGGTTGCATGGCTGTTCAGGACGCCCTGGTAAACGGCCGGATGGCGAGGCCCGCCTGTTCGAATGCCTCGCGCAGGCGCCTGGCCATGCCAACGGCGCCCGGGCTGTCGCCGTGAACGCAGATCGACTGGGCGGCAATTTTCGTCAGCGTGCCATCGATCGCTTCGACGACCCCTTCTCTGACCATACGGACCATGCGCATGGCCACGAGCTCGGGATCATGCAGGACGGCGCCCTTTTCGCGGCGAGAAACGAGATTGCCTTCCGGCGTGTAGGCGCGATCGGCAAAGGCCTCGGCAACGACCGTGAGCCCTGCGGCGCGGGCCTGTTCGACGAGGGGCGAGCCCGCCAGAGCCATCAGCACCAGCGACGGGTCGATGGCGCGGACTGCCGCGATGACGTCGGCGGCCTGACGCCGGTCGACGGCGATCGTGTTGTAGAGCGCGCCATGGGGCTTCACATAGGTGACGCGCGTGCCGGCGGCCCGGGCCAGGCCCTGCAAGGCACCGATCTGGTAGATGACGTCGGCGATCAGTTCTTCGCTGGTAGGATCCATGTTGCGGCGACCGAAGCCGGCAAGATCGCGGTAGCCGACATGCGCACCGACCGCCACGCCGCGGCCGGCTGCGGCCCGCAGCGTCTTCAGAATGCCGGCGGGGTCGCCCGCATGAAAACCGCAGGCGACATTGGCGCTGCTGACGATGTCGAGCATGGCGGCATCGTCGCCCATCGTCCAGGCGCCGAAACTTTCGCCCAGGTCGCTGTTAAGGTCGATGCTCGGCATTAACGGTTCTCCTGTCCCCATGATTAACGCTAGCAAGGGAGGACAATGTTGTCCATACTGTTGAACAATTTTTCTGTATTGCTCTACAACGCGTGGAGGCGCATGGCTGATTTCTGCACGGCTTAATTCCACATGGATGCCAATTGCACTTGTGGGCGCTGCCGAAGCGCTTTACCGGGGAAGCGGCAATCTGAACCACAGGGGGGCCACTGCTTGGCTTCACGCAGACCGCTAAAGAACGAGGGGAGGCCTTCCGGCTTTGCTGAGGGCGACGCAATGCCCGCGTCACGTTCCTCGGAGCCGGTACAGACATTGGCCGAAACCGTTGCGGGCCGTATCCGCGAACAGGTGATTTCCGGCAGGCTCACGCCGGGAAGCCATCTGTCCGAACTGACGCTCAGCGAAGAATTGCAGGTCTCGCGCAATACGCTCCGCGAGGTCTTTCGCATTCTCACCAAGGAGGGCCTGCTGCGCTACGAAGCCAATCGCGGCGTCTTCGTCTCGACGCCCGGCATGTCGACGATCATCGATATCTATCGGGTGCGACGCCTGATTGAATGTCCGGCGCTGGCACAGGCCCATCCGGGCCACCCTGCGGTGAAGCGCATGCGCGCGGCAGTTGAGGACGCCCGGCAATGCCGCGAATCGAAGG
Protein-coding regions in this window:
- a CDS encoding 5-oxoprolinase/urea amidolyase family protein, translated to MRILPVRGDCILVELAELGEALSLFEALENHPVAGIREFIPAARTLLISFDPAVVSEDRLAEVVASLAGGERKAAVGPLVEIPVRYDGEDLPEVAGILGMSADEVVRLHCESNYVAALTGFAPGFAYLTGGDPRLTVPRRKTPRMQVPAGAVGLAGEFSGVYPKASPGGWQLIGTTPLAMFDVDRMPASLLQPGSRVRFRNMAEENAYEIKPAAGISAKPKAQAHAGTGRAAIEIVSTGLPVLFQDLGRPGQARQGISVSGAADRTSFKAANRLVGNAAGAAALEITLGSLRFRVRGRGVMALTGATAPIAITGADGRTISAPHHSPIALDDGDVVSLGAPTTGMRSYLALRGGFDVAPVLGSAAHDTLSQIGPAALGAGDVVTILPARAGSLVSSELPQQLMPDMAGTVVLDVVMGPRTDWFTEKAVESFLAQEWFVTPQSSRVGIRLSGEGLARRNDGELPSEATVRGAVQVPASGQPVLFLADHPLTGGYPVIANVAGYHLDLTGQVPTGARIRFNAVSSFTPRTIPGKSA
- a CDS encoding LamB/YcsF family protein — translated: MPSIDLNSDLGESFGAWTMGDDAAMLDIVSSANVACGFHAGDPAGILKTLRAAAGRGVAVGAHVGYRDLAGFGRRNMDPTSEELIADVIYQIGALQGLARAAGTRVTYVKPHGALYNTIAVDRRQAADVIAAVRAIDPSLVLMALAGSPLVEQARAAGLTVVAEAFADRAYTPEGNLVSRREKGAVLHDPELVAMRMVRMVREGVVEAIDGTLTKIAAQSICVHGDSPGAVGMARRLREAFEQAGLAIRPFTRAS
- a CDS encoding acetyl/propionyl/methylcrotonyl-CoA carboxylase subunit alpha, with translation MKKVLIANRGEIAVRIIRACKDYGLASVAVYADADADALFVALADEAYALSGGTARDTYLDIGKLIAAAKRSGADAVHPGYGFLSERAEFAQAVIDAGLTWIGPDPQVIEALGDKLKARSIARKVGAPLVAGSDGAISDSSEAVAFARTFGLPVAIKAAHGGGGRGLKIARDLAEVEELFESATREAVAAFGRGECYVEQFLDRPRHVEAQVLADRLGNVLVVGTRDCSLQRRNQKLVEEAPAPFLSDAQRDEIHTAARDICAEAGYTGAGTVEFLLSADGVISFLEVNTRLQVEHPVTEETTGLDLVVEQFRIAEGLPISITEMPPPRGHAIEFRINMEDPGRGFLPSAGSISQFTAPSGPGIRIDSGVVTGSAVPPMFDSLSAKLIVWGATREQAIARARRALDEFEIEGVPSVLPFHRTVIRHADFAEAFRVHTRWIETDFAQTLEAASRPAPAEGTGLLRGHVEIGGKRVEIGIPGAFLRLFGPMPASGSSVAERREQHDAGAVLAPVPGLLAHWNVSDGALVEKGDVLAMMDVMKMETSVTAPAAGIVTILAEAGSTQTLGALIARIASDDGTTGTSTAQAKSETRT
- a CDS encoding GntR family transcriptional regulator — encoded protein: MPASRSSEPVQTLAETVAGRIREQVISGRLTPGSHLSELTLSEELQVSRNTLREVFRILTKEGLLRYEANRGVFVSTPGMSTIIDIYRVRRLIECPALAQAHPGHPAVKRMRAAVEDARQCRESKDWLGVGSADIAFHAAIVELADSPRLSSFYAQISLELRLVFGLLQDPEFLHGPFIDQNLQIVTELEAGRAIAASEMLETYLLRAERFILGAYARITAHS